The window atcgGAATGTAATTTTGCAGGGCTGTTGAGATGTGGGAAGAGTTGCAGGCTGAGATGGATAAACTATCTGAGGCCAGACATAAAGAGGGGAAATTTCACTAAACAAGAGGAACAAACCATCATCAACTTGCACCAAATGCTTGGAAACAGGTATTATCTCAATCtccatcaactttttttttcctatacAAATCATttactcttaatttttttatgactctgattatcaaatttaaattttgcacTGATAACAGAGCAAATTAACTGCACGgattcatcatttttatttaagaaagTCACATGCATCAACTAAGGCCATTTTTCGAGGCAATAATTCAATCACTCCAAGTTTCatcaaatcataaattaaattacaatatGAACCACACCACTATTCATGTATGTCATCTATATAGAATAAGTATAATACATTATCGCACTTCAAATATATAGATTCTCATTAATGTAATTGATAAATTCAaagttttttttgtatacatatatataaatagagtGAAATATTTTACATGATAATTACGTTAACGGTAAGAGACTAATACATGGAAGACAATTTGACATAGAGTGATAGAGGACGTCACACATCTTTAGTGAAAATTCTTAAGTGTTTTCTTAGTTGGATAGTGGCACATAGGAAGAGTACAATAAAGAAGCCAAATATTTTGACTAGTATATATCAATAAcgttattaataatattttccaaGCCATTGGTcatatgagatatttattttgttaatcaTTACGCCActgtatataatttatatttgcaACTTGCATTCGCATGTCACTTACAAACAAAATGCTACTTGCACATAGAATAtgaaccaatttttttatttattaataaattacaaacaatagatcaaaCCCTTCGCAACATGACAAAATTAAGGAGAAGTTTATGCATGtcttaagaaaaaaattagtggatcTATTCTCTACATACGTGCATGTTGGAATTTAGCGATGGAATAATCAAGTATTGCTTAAGTTGATTCCCATTATTTACCAGATTAATTAAATGTCTCTAGATCTACAGAATCATTAATGTTTTGTCTATGTATCTCCTTAGGATTCTGTGCCTCAATAGTTAAAGTCTAGGCACAAGATTTAATGTTTGTCCGTTATCATTAATTATGCTAATTGCCTTTAGTTTACTACAAATCTAAATAACAATTGCCCAACTCGTGCAAAAATCCTACTTTTgtcataaattttgatattattaatttgtggTTGTTAGATGGTCAGCAATTGCAGCAAGATTACCGGGACGAACGgacaatgaaattaaaaatgtttgGCACACTCATCTGAAGAAAAAGCTAAAACTCTATGATGAGTCCTCTCAAGATTCCAAGactattcaaatttcaaaatgtgaCAACAATGTTGTCATAGAGAATGAATCTGGGAAAAACAATCTTTCCACTACAAGTCCACAACATTGTTGTAGTGAAATGTCGTCCGTCACAGATTCGTCGACAGAGAAGATAGTCGTGAAGGAGGAAATCGATTACTCGTCTGAGTATTTCCCGACGATCGATGAAAGTTTTTGGTCGGAAGAATTGGCAAATGAAGATGTTAGGGAAACAAAGGAGGATGTTGATGCACATTTGCCATTGGTGGAATTGGGAAGTGTTGAAGATTCAAAAGTTGATGGTGGTGGCGGCATGGACTTTTGGTACAATCTTTTCACTAGAGCTGGTGACATGCCTGATTTACCAGAATTTTGAgctgtattttttttttaataggaGCTAAgaattttagtgttttttttttaatattggcATCTTTGACCGTGTGGGTCAATAATGGGAAGAGGGGGTAGAGTtcaaaaggaataaaataatttgaaaaatagttGTGTGTGAGTGAATggcaaattagggtttgactTAGAAAATTTCTACTACTACATGAAATGGAATAGTGAGGTAGGGTGACGGATCCTAACCATTTTGTATGTGTTATCAGGCctcgtattttatttatttcgtCAGTTTGTATCTTGTGTGATTTTATTATGCTTGTGAacatatattgatttttcataTCACATGTAGTATGTACTAATGTGTCCAATAACATGTTTCCTTATCTTATCTTAATAATTACGTATTTTTGCTAAATGAAGCACATCAATCAcgattaagaaaattttaattatcttaatttgacttttttcaaatttgttaaGAGTTTGTCTCTTGTGCACTCGCGCACAAATTATTCagagaaacaataattttttagtgaattgtACTTGAATTATATAGAAGGAAACAAATGTCGCTAGTATATTGTTGCATTTGTCATAATCAATGTATGAATTCGATACTAGTACAATATAAGCTATTTATAAACTAGTAATATTtcagaattttaaaattttgttaattttgaatcacacaaaagcaaaaatgacatttttattcatcatattttactaacaaGATAACATTATCCCCAACCAtatacactaaactcaaaattttaaaaagtgttttagatttgttttagtgtaaatctaaaaataatatagtactccctccgtcccacttaaaatgcaacattttagaatcggcacgagattttatgtagtgttgtttcgtgagttaatgaagagagggtaaagtaagagagatgaaaaaatagagatagagttgtttctattttaggaaacgtttcatttttaatgggacaaccaaaaaagaaaaacggtgcatttttaatgggacagagggagtatattttactcaaactcaaaatagGATGGGATTTGGAGTACGAGCTAATTGTCTACtccattttagattttagagTATCATTAGAGATGATCTTAATTCGCTGTTTATATTATAAGAGAAGTTTGTAGTGTAACCCGTCCCTATCCTATATGTACGTATATACCgtagaaaaatagaattgcTATCCTTAAACAAtgcaaaaatgaaacaatttttAACGTAGATAATTCAGGTCACGtctttctttaaatttctttgtATTGCTACAATTTTATCGGAGTTCTTCGAAGAGACAATCACttagtttattaaaatatatatttatcctTCTTTAATATGAAGATGTACCAGAAACAGTTATAGAATATATCATTGCGATTACGGATTGGATGTCTAATTGTCTAGGCAAGGCAGTAATAATAGTACATGAACCGATGGCTCACTTTTTCTAAGTAATTGGGAGATCAAGCCAAAATTCTATTGGAAAAACACCAATAGTGAAAGAAAGTATTTGTACTCATCTAATACAGGAACAGTGAAAGAAAGTATTTGTACTCATCTAATACAGGAACAgacaaactatttttttaatttacatttgGATAAGAATCAAAATGATTTTTCGCTTCTCTGTATTGTGGGCGCCCGAATATGGCATTTGCCCTAGCATTTCCACACAAATAGGGGTCATGCGCTTACCAAGGGACAAGGTGTTTCTAAGAGGAGATTCAAAATACTGAACAGAATGGATAATCTGAAAGTTGTGATGAaatcactttcagatcaaatcaatttcggcggttctaccaaaatatttgatcggaTACAATTCAGAGAAAATCAGAACTTTCTTATGTTGATttttgagaaaagaaaaacttagaaccaaaaaacaagaattgaTCAGTTTTTAACAAGATGAACAAGCGCATCTGTTAATTTCATAACCGAAATTAACtgttttttcaaatgtttccGAAATTGCAAACTAGTCCTTTGACtttcagaaattacattttctgGTTGAATTTCTTACAGCAACttcgttggaaataaaaaatttgaccgcagccaggggctctgccccttggaccccgctaccGGGGGCGCTGACCCCGGACCCCGTCCATCTGTTAGGGGCTTCGCCCctaacatcataatgaattcaagtaagcgtgcactccgcacctcTAGACACTTATATGATGTCTCATTATGATAATactgatcaatcaagttaatccaattacactacAATATCCAACCATATATGGTGAAATCAGCCCAGCTATTAAACATAACCCCAAACGGAAAAGCGTTGGTTTCATTGAAGGCTGCAACATCGACGATGTCGCCACCACTCAAACAATGAAAAATGTGATGCTCTCTCCTTACGACCAGAATGTTGTGCAACGAAAATGGTGAAAATGTGATTCTATCTGAAAGCAATGCAGCCTTGGGAGTTTATTTGGCTGTTAATTCTCATTATTTTGaaatctctatatatatatcccaTAAGAAAGATCAGAGACCAAGGTCATATTATTACCCATTCCCTTCCTCCAATCAATCAAGTATACCGCATTTGAAAATGCAAGCGACTTGTTGATTACACAGTTTAATTATGTCATCATAATTTTCTCAAAGAATCACATGTGGTGGCTGAAACAAAGCTTGGAAACCTTTGGAAATTTCTCAAATGAACTATTTCATGTTACACACACATCTGTCGATGGCAATAAAGTCTGTAACAATATGCAAAATCTCTCTCAAACACAAGTACTTCAACAACTGCAGTGAAGTTGGTTCACCATTGATGATAATCCAATGGCATTATTCAAAACTGCTGGACTTCTATTCATTGCCATCGAGCAATATGGGGAAAACCTAAGACAGGCAAGAATATGCAAGATCTTTCTCCTCACTGAGCTCTTTAGCAGTCAAATCCAACTTGTTCCTCGAGAATTCATCAATGGAAAGACCTAGAAATGAAGTAAAGTTTAGTTAacataacaaatttttaaaacgtGTTATAGTTCCTTCAATCTATTTTGctgaaaaaaactaaaaagaaacaaGTAAGAGTACTTGTATTTGAAGTTTTGCAACAAATTAACTAGACTGAAATGAAAGTCGTCACTCATATTCTCACCCTGAACGATACACCATTCTCCATTCTTGCAAGTAACCGGGAAGGAGTAAATGAGTCCAGAAGGAACATTGTATGAACCATCAGAGTACACACCCATTGATACCCAAGTGCCCTAGAAGACCAAACATGAAATGACAATTAAGTACAACAAATTTTTGCTGGGTTAACATGATAATCAGTACTATAAAGCAATGCATACCTCTGGAGTTCCAAGCACCCAGTCACGGATATGGTCACACGCGGAACTAGCAGCAGAGAGTGCACTAGAGAGCTTTCTCGCCTTGATAATAGCTGCTCCACGCTGCTGGACAGTTGTGATGAATTCTGTGTTCAACCTAAGAAGAAGACAAAAATGTACACTGTCAATTAAGTAGTCTacgaacaaaaaaaaaaacttaatgtAAAATAAGTACCATTGGTCATCTGCAACGAGTTCACGTACAGGCTTCTCTCCAGCTGGTGTGTTTACAGTAGCATGAGTGACATCAGGGTACTGTGTTGAGGAGTGATTTCCCcaaataatgacatttttaacATCAGACACTTGAACATTCAATCTCTCTGAAATCTGCCCAAGAGCCCTGTTATGGTCCAATCTAGTCAAACAGGTAATGTTCTTCTCGGGAATAGATGGAGCAAATTCTTTTAGGATCAACGCATTGGTGTTCGCTGGGTTAGCAACAACCAAAACCTGCAGCGGAGACGAGAATTATAAGCTAGAACTGGAAACTTCCAACTGAAACTACAATCCAACTAAATATGTTCTAAAACTGTTTCCAGCAGATGCATTATTGCcccttcaaaattttaaaagttcaaCATAAAAAAGTTTCAGTTTTTCCTGAGAGGAAAACATGCTGGGATGCATATTACCAATAGCCATAattgtttttgggttggcAGATTTTTCCTGGAATGTAATGTGTCACTTTAACTTTAAAGACACTGACAAGTAATCACCTTGCAGTTAGCAGCAGCATGCTTCTCAAGAGCAGAAGCCTGGGATTTATAGATGGAGACATTCTTGGACATAACATCTTTCCTCTCCATACCCTCTTTCCTTGGGAATCCACCAACCATCACAGCAATATTCACACCAGTGCAAGCTTCAACGGCATCAGTGGTGGCAACAACACCTGATCAGAGTATATAAAGGTTAGGAGCCTTACTTTTAACCGAAATGATGAAGCACTACTAAATACTCGAATTagatactccatataaatatacataagaAGTACAAAGATCTATCAAGACTCAAGAGAGTCAACCTTTAAGAAGCGGAAATGCTGCATCCACCAATTCCATCTTAACACCATTAAGTGCCTCAGCAGCTGGTGGAATATCCAGCATGTGGAGGATCACAGGCTGGTCTGCGCCCAACATAACTCCCCTAGCAATCATAGGAACAAGAGCATATCCGATTTGCCCTGAAAGCCAATGAAATAGCATTAATATTTGACTACTCCATAAAATTTCTTGCACTTAGTGCACAGCTGGTATATATACAATTCCCCAAAACTATCATGCTAAACAAAATGCCAATCATGAAACACATATCATCTGTTATATTACATCCAAACAAAATGTGGCCAGATAAGGTTGAAATTTTAGCAGTCAAGCAAGACTATAGATTTGCAGGCATGCTTCCTAGATCCGAATTTATTATAATGcgttcaaacttcaaacaatCAAAGTTGATATATCTTCTAAGGAAGAACATAGCATAAAAGCAGACCGGCAAAAAATTAGAACCATCCTCTTTGCAAATATATTTAGGAATCTAGGATCACCTTATATTTCATAGTATTGCCTCAAATCACTTCAGCTAGCTCTGGCCAAAGAATAAGCATCAAGTTTACATAAACCTCAAGGTTTAGTCTATCATAGTCAACTACatgtttgtgtttatatttatgCACACACAAAATAAGTACACAAACAAATCAGAAAAGACTACGCAAAACTACTAACGAAAAGAATTACTTCACCTGAACATCCAATTAATTCATGAGGAATACGGTAGGAGAAGATGTTAATATGCCTCAAAAACTCAGATAAGTATAAGCCAATCATAGATCTCGGGAGAATAGGCTTAAAAagcatcaaatcaaaataatataagcACTAACAATCAGACGATTAAAAATCTAATGAAAACACCGATCCAACTGTATACGCATCAAATTatccacaaaataaaatgaacatgAACAAATCGGAGAAGTAGTGGAATAGTAAAATCGAAAGAGTTCCTACCAGCAGCGCCGGTGACGAGAACGCGAACTGGATCCTTTGCCATTAGATCTAAGATCTGAATAATCGATGGCAACGACGATAGCTTTTTGAGTGTTTCGAGGTAGCGTAGAGTTTGATAATGAAGAGTGAGAGTGGGGGGTTATATATCGGAGGAAAATTAAGACAAACGCAATAGAAGAAGTCAATACGACGTCGTTGCCAAGTTACTGGTGGCTTGTGAGGTGAACAGTGGACTCGTGTCAAAcatagaaaatttattttattttgataagaaaATAAGATTCCTGTGCTTTTTTTTACTCCGTATAtgcaaaacacaaaaatactATAAGTCCTTTGtcacttttattttcatgtacATTTGTAATAATGAAATTGAGCTTCTAATTTCTATGGTAGTACATTCGTgataatgaaaagaaaaagactcAATTCCAATGCATCGAATAATGCTTGataatcttttttatataatggGAAACTTAGATAAGAAAACAATGTTATCTGCAATATTGGTAGAATAAATTTCAACTTATAATGCGTGAGACATGCTATGGACACGTCAACagtatttcattatttatttttatgatgttAGCTCTAAAGAATAAAGATGGATGCTTGTTGAATATGATTGTCATATTTTACTGGCATGATTATCAAAGTCGCAGGGACTTAATTCGTTTTAATTAGTCCAATTCGAAACCACCGGAAAGTGCCAACTTGATTGAAAAactagtactctctccgttccaataaatatgaaacgtttgtttttcggcacaagattttatgtagtgttgttttgtgagttaaagaagagagagtaaagtagagagagggaaaagtagagataaagttatttctattttaagaaacgtttcatttttaacggaacaatccaaaaaggaaaatgtttcatttctagtgggacagagggagtaatttttagtaatgggTATGCTTTATAAAAAGTTTCTCAAAACATCATCGTTGAAATCATATTTTCACCCATGATTCTCACATGTAAactggtactccctccgtcccgactaagatgacacattgcttagtcggcacggggttttaggaattattagttaaaatgtttaattagagagagaaaaggtgggtgtaagtactAAGGGTGTCTCCTACGGCGCCCTTCCCGTTCGCCCGTCGGGGACGGGCGACCTGACGGGCGCCATAGTGGgcgggaagggcgcccacgcccgtctCGAGTGCCCCTGCGATGGGCTCGCCCCTCCCGTCGACGGGCGAGTGGGACGGgcgccactgtggcgaaggtCGCCCGTCCCACTCGGACGTCCgactttatatatatatatatatatatatatatttttaaactctataaatagggctcctCCAACgttatttcattcacaccacttgtgttgacaagtttctctctctaacctcttttttcaattatctgtAATGGCGAGTAGTCGTGCGGGTGGTAGTGGCGGAGGTGCTAGTGATGGTGATGGCTTTAGCGATGATGAATTGGATCTCGCTGTGCAAGCGGCGATTGATCGACGGATCCGGCGAGAGGCGAATGCGGCGgcagaggcggcggcggccgtgCCTCGGCCGATCCATCGCCGACGGCATGTACCCCGGGACCACAttgctgcacatcagcggttGTATGAGGACTACTTTGCTCCAGAGCCGCGTTTTGGGGATGCCTTATTCCGCCGgcgttttaggatgcatcgTCCTCTCGTTTATGCATATCGTTGGTGCGTTAGAGAGAAGGTACGAGTTTTGAGAATCGTGGAGGATGCGGCCGGCAAACCCGACACACACCAATACGTGGCGTACAAAGCCCCGTTAATCGCAACCGGCGTACGGAGGCCCGAtcgacatgttcgacgagtacctccacatcgggaggtcgaacaacgacatcaacgtcctccgCGCCCCCCCTCGTTCAACGATCGGTAATGGCGCTTGTCCCGCTATCGCTTTTTCCGCCAACGGCAACCAAGACAAATGGGATACTATttgcggatgggatatacccaaCCGGGCCcctctttgtgaagacgatcagcaTCGGCCGCCAAAGAAGTCCTACTTTGCGACCTGCAGAGTCGCGCAAGGATGTTGACGCGCATTTGGTGCGCAGTCGATGGGCGATGGTGAGGGTCCGCACGGGTGGATATTCCCAACATAGACATCATTACGGTATCATTTGAAAACCTGTTTTGCGAAAGTGAAGGAAAAACCGCTGGTGGCCCGGCAAAAACCCTGCCCCCAAACACGGGGGGCACCGCGAAGGGAAAGGGGGTACCTCTGGAGGGGTTTGGTTTGCCCCATTTGGCATGCGGAAAAAAAGCCCTATTCGATTCGGGAGGATACCCGGGTTTGGACGGAGGGGGGGCCTTGAATGATATAAGTTGTTTCCCCAAAAATTCGACTGTAAAGTTAGCTTGCAAATCACTCCATATTATAATCTTTCCTTTTgtcttttatttgaattttggttcATTTTAGATCAGTTTCgtatatctaaataaataaaagaaaaatgttttgtaATACTTGTTTATTCATGATATGTAATATTGTGTGTATCTAATAAATAATCAACCATTAGACCATTTTCAATAGtacttcaaaattaaaaatagaacaagaaattaattttatggtacctcaaaatttatttcatttggaGGTATGGACAAATAAATGTTGTACCTAATTTTAGGTTAACACTATAATATCTCGTTTTAGTCCACGTTAATATcatttgtattattttgtatgtttatattacttcaatattattaacattattaattttaatttacatcaaaattaaaatttgagccacactttattcatttatttaaaataatagagaaagtaaaagaattggtaaatcaaaacaaatgttttaaacataaaaaataatgctaacttaaagtaaaagagaaaggaTGCTCAAGAAAGTAGGCAACATAGtactgtatttatttttattaaaataattatgggGTAATTTACATACAAATTCATAAACTTTCAAATTATGGTTTTACATACGAGCTTTAACATTCgcctataaattattttacaactatactatttatttcttctgattttataattaatcaagattttgGCACTAACataatttgatgatttatttattgaattttgatatattaggACATAGTAGCAAAAAgtttactattaattttgaaattagattaaatcaataatttaataatatataggTGAATTTTAGTGCTAGTATGCAAAGCTAACATTTGACAAATATCTTGAAATTTATAACTAAATAcctctaaaataaattacatactGATAACATGGAGTATAACCCAATAATTCAGAGGCGtattactaaaaatgtaaatatattaagacAACAGCAgtacaaccaaaaaaatactacacGAAAAGAATCAAGGTAATGAAAATATAAGTAAAGATTTACTATTGCCTTTTGGTGTTGACACTAAGGAAGTTTGCTAGCTCAGATAGTTTTTGTTACGGGTGTAAATTCGactacccgcgggtacccaaacccgaaaatTCAGGTACCCGAACCCGACatctaaaaaatatcatatccaATACCCGACCCGTATGTgaattcgggtaccctaatacccgatgcgggtacccgaacccaacTAATCGGGTACCCATAAATCcggaattattatatttaaaatttattcttttatataaattaaattgtgatgagaatagaaattattaaaaataacacaatacttactatttattgacaataattctatattatataaaatagacataGACATTAGACACATAGActctacttaattttaaaataatttttttttttggtataatttgaaacataaaagagattaaaataattttttaagacattaaatgaatatgtaaataaaatagagaaagaataactaattaaatatatgctattttcaaaagataacaagtaagaacataaataatgcaacatgaTCCGAACACGAATGTAAAGAAGTATTAAATCTAcatgtgattaaataaaattacccTAGATTTACCCTACGGGCCATAGGCcctatactaaataaaaatatttatcacaaatacataattaatcgggTTTAGTCGGGTATTGgtcgggtaccctaatacgGGTTTCGGCCTAAACCCGAAAAATTCTAACATTAACTATCCAAACCCATACCTGAACCCATAatttcgggtttcgggtacccaaaaTCCATCGGATATTGGGACTGGGTCAGAAATACCCGAAACCCGCGGATTAAATTTTTCAGGCCTAGTTTTTGTGTAGTACTTGATTTTGCCACTATGTGAGCTTATGCTCGCTACTCCTGATTTGagcctttttatttttataaaaagaaaaaaatgtaaagattTACAAGTACTAtatgttttcttctttgtcTCCTCAATAGCTTGCCTCCCcgttttcttcttttgtttcttaaagatttttttttattgtccaCACATAATACCACGAAAGTATTTCGTGTTTGACTGCTTTACAATTGAAAACACAagtctattttaattctatttctcaaataagaaacaaaagattatttttcaattgacaaaaaaaagagtaacACATTAATTGAGTTTGGGGAACATAGAGTATTTTCAAAGTTAACTGTATATATGTAAGTTTTTAACaagatgaaattttaaaatctttgaattttaaatagaaCCTAATTAGGTCAATCCTCACGCTCTGACTTTATAGTAGTTAGGAGGATATTTATAGGCAGAtatgaattattaaaatttattgtggCTTGAAATAAACCACCAAAAGTAAGATGTTACGTGGTTGGAGATGAAGGAATCTACTCGAGAGTGGTTTGAGTCGTAAGCATACAAATTAATGTATTCCTGTATGGTTTCAAATGGCTTCACGGTTGATGAAAGGTTGCTTTCATGAGTGGTTCATGTTATACACCTTTTTCCCGATCTCTGATTCATTTTCAGCCAGATATACAATCTTTTCATTGTTTGAATATCCTCATTTCAGTTTCATTCAGTTcagatttatatattttgcacttccaaatatataatttttcccTGATATATACAGCTTTTCCACTCGCTTTATATGCATCATTTAATATTCCTCActctattatcttttttaatttaatcttttttcaattatttaattaatcttttgtgtagttaatttatctattttattattttgtgattttattatcTCTCAAGTTTATCTACTTTATTGTATCTCATTCTCTATTGCTTCTCatttatctactttattctcttctatttaatttacagAACCCTTCTTTCTTTGGTGTTTGTGTTAAAAAGAAACGCATCAATTGTGATAGGatagatgaaatattttgttatagtctcaattagagcatccacaatagttgctttaacgagttttctctctctctaaatttccgtctgtacaagagcaatatcgagcgatggacaacaacaacgagtccaacCGGGCGACGAGCGGATCTCagactcccacggtacccgtgAGATTTGGATGGGGCCAGATGGGCCCAGGGTTTAACGTCCCTTGGCAACagttgatggggatgatggctggAGCGCCGGGGGGGATGCCGGGCGGGGTGCAGGCGAGCGGCGGGCAGTCAGCGCCGGGGTGGGGAGGTATGCCCCAGATGCAgcagcagatgatggggatgatgtggcagggaGGGATGCAGCCCGGTATGCATCCCGGAAGCAGGGGCCACCGGGGGGGGGACACGATCCATCGCCCTcgtttgattttttgacggcttcgtctcacacgctTGACCCTGGAGACGCCAGCTCACCGGGCGTATAACCTTTTGTCATTGTACGGCACGGGATCGATCTCTTGCATCCGAGACTTATTCCAGCGGTCccgccaagaagaagaagcggCAAGGGAAGTGGCAAGGTGGTCGGCGAGTCATCGCAACCCTCGCTGATCACGACACTCCCacgcggaggaagtggacggaggatgagaaCACCGGGGTGGCCagggggtggttggaggtgaGGATTTTATCCGTccggttgcgaacaaccagccGTAgccgtcaacatgtgggcgaagattag is drawn from Salvia hispanica cultivar TCC Black 2014 chromosome 6, UniMelb_Shisp_WGS_1.0, whole genome shotgun sequence and contains these coding sequences:
- the LOC125197521 gene encoding transcription factor MYB14-like — encoded protein: MVRAPCCEKMGLKKGPWSPEEDQILVSYIQKHGHGNWRALPKQSGLLRCGKSCRLRWINYLRPDIKRGNFTKQEEQTIINLHQMLGNRWSAIAARLPGRTDNEIKNVWHTHLKKKLKLYDESSQDSKTIQISKCDNNVVIENESGKNNLSTTSPQHCCSEMSSVTDSSTEKIVVKEEIDYSSEYFPTIDESFWSEELANEDVRETKEDVDAHLPLVELGSVEDSKVDGGGGMDFWYNLFTRAGDMPDLPEF
- the LOC125197520 gene encoding malate dehydrogenase-like, with amino-acid sequence MAKDPVRVLVTGAAGQIGYALVPMIARGVMLGADQPVILHMLDIPPAAEALNGVKMELVDAAFPLLKGVVATTDAVEACTGVNIAVMVGGFPRKEGMERKDVMSKNVSIYKSQASALEKHAAANCKVLVVANPANTNALILKEFAPSIPEKNITCLTRLDHNRALGQISERLNVQVSDVKNVIIWGNHSSTQYPDVTHATVNTPAGEKPVRELVADDQWLNTEFITTVQQRGAAIIKARKLSSALSAASSACDHIRDWVLGTPEGTWVSMGVYSDGSYNVPSGLIYSFPVTCKNGEWCIVQGLSIDEFSRNKLDLTAKELSEEKDLAYSCLS